One genomic segment of Streptomyces sp. TLI_146 includes these proteins:
- a CDS encoding glycoside hydrolase encodes MRDLPRWLRHGAATTAGLLATLLLGALSLVTAPSASATGPLCDQYGSAPVSGGTYIVQNNEWGDTIGQCINAFDGGFTYTSGYHNLSGSPAPAGYPSIYAGCHWGNCSSGNGLPQQVSSFTNPQSHVDFTTTGDGQWDAAYDIWFDTAPHPTGQNNGAELMIWADHAGPPTPYGRQVGTVWLEGANWDVWYGPQSSTNGGVTVTWNTVSYVRQQPVHSLTVNIKDFTNDSKARGYLQPSWYMTSVQAGFEPWVGGPGLGVKNFSYTPDGSAATGGAIVGRQSGCCLDLSEWGSADGTPAQLWDCSGDWNQRWTAAGSTNGSLPQIWDCWATANQLWSHPNPLRGAHA; translated from the coding sequence ATGCGTGACTTACCCAGGTGGCTACGGCACGGAGCCGCGACCACAGCGGGTCTGCTGGCCACCCTGCTCCTAGGCGCGCTGTCACTGGTGACAGCGCCGTCGGCGTCGGCAACCGGCCCCCTCTGCGACCAGTACGGCAGCGCACCCGTGTCGGGCGGCACGTACATCGTCCAGAACAACGAGTGGGGCGACACGATCGGGCAGTGCATCAACGCCTTCGACGGCGGCTTCACGTACACCTCGGGGTATCACAACCTGTCCGGCAGTCCCGCACCGGCGGGGTATCCGTCGATCTACGCGGGCTGCCACTGGGGCAACTGCTCCAGCGGCAACGGACTGCCGCAGCAGGTGTCGTCCTTCACCAACCCGCAGTCCCACGTGGACTTCACCACCACCGGCGACGGCCAGTGGGACGCCGCCTACGACATCTGGTTCGACACCGCCCCGCACCCCACCGGGCAGAACAACGGCGCGGAGCTGATGATCTGGGCCGACCACGCGGGCCCCCCGACACCGTACGGCCGCCAAGTCGGCACCGTCTGGCTGGAGGGCGCCAACTGGGACGTGTGGTACGGCCCGCAGAGCAGCACCAACGGCGGTGTCACCGTCACGTGGAACACCGTCTCGTACGTGAGGCAGCAGCCGGTCCACTCCCTGACGGTGAACATCAAGGACTTCACCAACGACTCCAAGGCGCGGGGCTATCTGCAACCTTCCTGGTACATGACCAGCGTGCAAGCCGGATTCGAGCCGTGGGTCGGCGGCCCCGGCCTGGGCGTGAAGAACTTCTCCTACACGCCCGACGGGAGCGCCGCGACGGGCGGCGCGATCGTCGGACGGCAGAGCGGATGCTGCCTGGACCTCAGCGAATGGGGCAGCGCGGACGGCACCCCGGCCCAGCTGTGGGACTGCTCCGGCGACTGGAACCAGCGGTGGACGGCGGCAGGTTCCACCAACGGATCCCTGCCGCAGATCTGGGACTGCTGGGCCACCGCCAACCAGCTCTGGTCGCACCCGAATCCTCTGAGAGGAGCCCACGCGTGA